The Flavobacterium psychrophilum genome includes a region encoding these proteins:
- a CDS encoding multidrug transporter: MEVSSRDLAKKDIKSLLIKQSVPASIGILFMTVNILIDTIFVGRWIGSLAIAALSVVMPITFFISSLGMAIGTGGGSVLSRALGAKDREKALSTFTHQIMLTFGLSSLFVVFGIFFSDEILYAFGSAGEITKPAKEFFFPILLAVPFQALCMMGNSVIRAEDKSKHSMISMIISAISNVVLDVVFIKILGWGIFGAALATAASFFLCFAYILWFFIYKSELRLKWSHFSWHNKIAGEIASMSFVTFARQGVISVLAVILNHTLFAQGGEHAVTVYGIISRMLMFALFPVLGITQGFLPIAGYNYGANNHSRVRESVSISIKYAGALAILIFVVILIFARPITAIFTTDADVIKDTPKALRWVFAASPIIAVQLIGAAYFQAAGKATKALLLTLSKQGFFLIPLVLILPHYFGIFGVWVAFPIADVLSTIVTGIFLKKEMAEHVNDN; the protein is encoded by the coding sequence ATGGAGGTATCATCCCGCGATCTCGCAAAAAAGGATATTAAATCGCTGTTGATAAAACAGTCGGTGCCGGCATCTATAGGTATATTATTTATGACGGTAAATATCCTGATAGATACCATTTTTGTGGGGCGCTGGATAGGTTCTCTGGCTATTGCTGCCTTATCGGTAGTAATGCCTATTACGTTTTTTATATCGTCGTTGGGTATGGCAATTGGTACGGGTGGAGGCTCGGTGCTTTCGCGTGCGCTCGGTGCTAAAGACCGTGAAAAAGCGCTGTCTACCTTTACGCACCAGATCATGCTAACCTTCGGACTTTCATCACTGTTTGTGGTATTTGGAATCTTTTTTAGCGATGAGATTCTATATGCTTTTGGCTCTGCCGGAGAAATTACAAAGCCGGCAAAGGAATTCTTTTTTCCTATACTGTTAGCAGTGCCTTTTCAGGCATTGTGCATGATGGGCAATAGTGTTATTCGTGCCGAAGACAAGTCGAAACACTCTATGATATCCATGATCATATCGGCCATATCAAATGTGGTACTGGATGTTGTGTTTATAAAGATCTTAGGCTGGGGTATTTTTGGAGCTGCGCTGGCTACTGCTGCGTCCTTCTTTTTATGTTTTGCCTACATACTCTGGTTCTTTATCTATAAAAGTGAGCTGCGTCTTAAATGGAGTCATTTTTCATGGCACAACAAAATTGCCGGGGAGATTGCTTCTATGAGTTTTGTAACCTTTGCCCGCCAGGGCGTTATAAGTGTACTTGCAGTAATATTAAACCACACCTTGTTTGCTCAGGGTGGCGAACACGCCGTAACGGTATACGGAATTATAAGCCGTATGCTTATGTTCGCGCTGTTCCCGGTATTGGGTATAACGCAGGGCTTTTTGCCAATTGCCGGATACAATTACGGTGCTAATAACCATAGCAGGGTGCGGGAGTCGGTATCTATATCCATTAAATATGCCGGGGCATTGGCAATACTAATATTTGTGGTGATTCTGATATTTGCCAGGCCTATAACCGCAATATTTACAACAGATGCCGATGTAATTAAAGATACACCCAAGGCATTACGCTGGGTGTTTGCGGCATCGCCTATTATCGCAGTTCAGCTTATAGGAGCTGCCTATTTTCAGGCGGCGGGTAAGGCAACTAAGGCGTTGCTGCTTACGCTGTCTAAACAGGGATTTTTCCTTATTCCGCTGGTACTTATTTTACCGCATTATTTTGGTATTTTTGGTGTATGGGTGGCCTTTCCCATTGCTGATGTGCTCTCTACCATAGTGACTGGTATTTTTTTAAAGAAAGAAATGGCCGAACATGTTAATGATAACTAA
- a CDS encoding ferrochelatase codes for MKGVLLVNLGSPKSPTAKDVKPYLDEFLMDKYVIDVPYLLRALLVRGIILRKRPEESAHAYQKIWWDEGSPLIVLSERMHKKIQKKTELPVALSMRYGQPSIEKGLQELSDKGVTEVLLFPLYPQYAMASTLTILVLAEEIRKKKFPHMNFTDVPAFYDKPDYIKALANSIKSSLQGFDYDHLLFSYHGIPERHIRKTDVTKSHCKIDSTCCATPSAAHKFCYRHQCYETTRLVVEELGIPKDKYSLTFQSRLAGDKWLEPYTDVEINNMPPKGIKNLAVVTPAFVADCLETLEEIAMRAKEDFEEHGGEKFLAVPCLNDGDEWIDVVAGWISEWAHAEIPVV; via the coding sequence ATGAAAGGAGTACTGTTAGTAAACCTGGGTTCGCCCAAAAGTCCTACCGCAAAAGATGTAAAGCCGTATCTGGACGAATTCTTAATGGATAAATATGTAATAGATGTACCTTATCTTTTAAGGGCTTTATTAGTGCGGGGTATTATTTTGCGCAAAAGGCCTGAAGAGTCGGCGCATGCTTACCAGAAAATTTGGTGGGATGAAGGATCGCCTCTTATTGTACTTTCTGAAAGGATGCACAAAAAAATCCAGAAGAAAACAGAATTGCCTGTAGCACTTTCTATGCGTTACGGACAACCCTCTATAGAAAAGGGACTTCAGGAACTATCTGATAAAGGAGTTACCGAAGTTTTGCTTTTTCCATTATACCCTCAGTATGCAATGGCTTCAACACTTACTATTTTAGTATTGGCCGAAGAGATAAGGAAAAAGAAATTCCCGCACATGAACTTTACCGATGTGCCTGCATTTTACGATAAGCCGGATTACATAAAAGCGTTGGCTAATTCTATAAAAAGCTCGCTACAGGGCTTTGATTACGATCATCTTTTGTTCTCGTACCACGGTATCCCCGAGCGTCATATCCGTAAAACAGACGTAACTAAATCGCATTGTAAAATAGATAGTACATGCTGCGCTACACCATCTGCGGCGCATAAATTCTGCTATCGCCACCAGTGTTATGAAACTACAAGATTGGTAGTTGAAGAACTGGGCATCCCTAAAGATAAATACTCACTTACTTTTCAGTCGCGCCTTGCCGGCGACAAATGGCTGGAACCGTATACCGATGTTGAAATAAACAATATGCCGCCAAAAGGTATTAAAAACCTTGCGGTAGTAACACCTGCTTTTGTAGCCGATTGCCTTGAAACGCTTGAAGAAATTGCTATGCGTGCTAAAGAAGATTTTGAAGAGCACGGAGGCGAAAAATTCCTTGCAGTACCATGCCTTAATGATGGCGACGAATGGATAGATGTTGTTGCAGGCTGGATTAGCGAATGGGCACATGCTGAAATACCCGTAGTTTAA
- a CDS encoding AraC family transcriptional regulator: MGSHEEIYIEDDFVVLRFQNDSDETSHYEREVGVDLIQFHFGIKGRAKFIFNQGRYALDLREEVSLFLYNPQKELPVHLEIAPHSWVISVLISIKKFHGFFSEQADHIPFLSQDNIDKKYYKDEKINPAMAVVLSQLFHFNLHQSIKKLYFKGKVYELLSLYFNRSEDTNIESCPFLVDEDNVIKIRKAKDIVIANMAEPPGLQELADQVGINLKRLKMGFRQIYGDSVYSFLFDYKMDTARKLLDSGSYNVNEVGLKIGYSTASHFISAFKKKFGTTPKKYLMSMNEKV, encoded by the coding sequence ATGGGTTCTCATGAAGAAATATATATTGAAGATGATTTCGTAGTGCTGCGCTTTCAAAACGACAGCGACGAAACCTCTCATTATGAACGGGAAGTGGGCGTAGACCTCATACAGTTTCACTTTGGTATAAAGGGCCGCGCCAAGTTTATTTTTAACCAGGGGCGCTATGCTTTGGACCTTCGTGAAGAGGTATCACTGTTTTTGTATAATCCACAAAAAGAGCTTCCGGTGCATCTTGAAATCGCCCCGCACAGTTGGGTAATTTCGGTACTTATATCTATTAAGAAATTTCACGGTTTCTTTTCAGAACAAGCCGATCATATCCCTTTTTTAAGCCAGGATAATATCGACAAGAAATATTATAAAGACGAGAAGATAAACCCGGCAATGGCTGTAGTGCTTAGTCAGCTGTTCCATTTTAACCTGCACCAGTCCATAAAGAAATTATACTTTAAAGGTAAGGTGTATGAGTTGCTGAGCTTGTATTTTAATCGTTCTGAAGATACCAATATAGAGTCATGCCCTTTTCTGGTAGATGAGGATAATGTAATAAAGATACGCAAGGCCAAAGACATTGTAATAGCCAACATGGCCGAACCGCCGGGGCTTCAGGAACTGGCCGATCAGGTGGGTATTAACCTTAAGCGTTTAAAAATGGGCTTCCGCCAGATTTATGGTGACAGCGTGTATAGCTTTCTGTTTGATTATAAGATGGACACAGCCCGAAAACTACTGGACAGCGGATCTTATAACGTAAATGAAGTAGGCCTGAAAATTGGCTACAGTACAGCAAGCCATTTTATTTCGGCCTTCAAGAAAAAATTTGGTACAACCCCAAAGAAGTATCTTATGAGTATGAATGAGAAGGTGTAG
- a CDS encoding glutamyl-tRNA reductase yields MENNNISRHLYFYAVGLSYRKADAEIRGKFSLGNDAKTNLLQQAKQEGIESLVVISTCNRTEIYGFAQHPFQLIKLLCDNSLGTVEEFQRVAFVYKNAEAIDHVFRVGSGLDSQILGDFEIISQIKNSFNESKAFGLTNAFIERLVNNVIQASKRIKNETELSSGATSVSFASVQYIMNNVADIQNKNILLFGTGKIGRNTCENLVKHTKNDHITLINRTRERAEEVAGKFNLIVKDYDLLPLELPNTDVLVVATGASVPTIDKDILVTNKPLLILDLSIPKNVHDNVKDLEGVTVVHLDDLSKITDVTLENRKKHIPSAERIIEEVTEEFNEWTSARKFAPTINALKEKLNSIKDTELNFQRKKISNFDEEQAEIISQRIIHKITTHFANHLKDRDTMVDESIEWIEKVFRIEASTK; encoded by the coding sequence ATGGAGAACAATAACATATCCAGACATCTGTACTTTTATGCGGTTGGACTGAGTTACAGAAAAGCAGATGCTGAGATAAGAGGGAAATTTAGCCTGGGCAATGATGCAAAAACAAATTTGCTTCAGCAGGCAAAACAGGAAGGTATAGAAAGCCTTGTGGTTATATCTACCTGTAACAGGACCGAGATATACGGTTTTGCCCAGCACCCCTTTCAACTTATAAAATTACTTTGCGATAACAGCCTTGGCACCGTTGAAGAATTTCAGCGTGTGGCTTTTGTTTATAAAAATGCCGAAGCGATAGACCATGTATTTCGTGTGGGATCGGGTCTTGACAGCCAGATATTGGGTGACTTTGAAATTATCAGCCAGATAAAAAACAGCTTTAACGAGTCTAAAGCTTTCGGGTTAACAAATGCGTTTATAGAAAGACTTGTAAACAATGTTATACAGGCAAGCAAAAGAATTAAGAATGAAACCGAGCTTAGTTCCGGTGCAACATCTGTTTCTTTTGCATCGGTACAATACATTATGAATAATGTGGCCGATATTCAGAACAAGAACATATTGCTTTTCGGCACAGGAAAAATTGGCCGCAATACCTGCGAGAACCTTGTTAAGCACACCAAGAACGATCATATTACCCTTATAAACCGTACCCGCGAGAGAGCCGAAGAAGTTGCCGGGAAATTTAACCTCATCGTTAAAGATTACGACCTGCTTCCGCTGGAACTGCCCAACACCGATGTACTCGTTGTTGCTACCGGAGCATCTGTTCCTACTATTGATAAGGATATACTGGTAACCAATAAGCCGTTACTTATTCTCGATCTTTCTATTCCTAAGAATGTACACGATAACGTAAAAGACCTTGAAGGTGTAACTGTGGTTCACCTTGACGACCTTTCTAAAATTACCGATGTTACCCTTGAAAACAGGAAAAAACATATTCCTTCTGCTGAGAGAATAATTGAGGAAGTAACCGAAGAGTTTAACGAATGGACAAGTGCACGCAAATTTGCACCTACCATTAACGCCCTTAAGGAGAAACTTAACTCTATAAAAGATACCGAGCTAAACTTTCAACGCAAAAAAATAAGTAATTTTGATGAAGAGCAGGCCGAAATTATCAGCCAGCGCATTATCCATAAAATTACAACACACTTTGCAAATCATCTGAAAGACCGCGACACCATGGTAGATGAAAGCATCGAATGGATAGAAAAGGTTTTCAGGATTGAAGCTTCAACCAAATGA
- a CDS encoding porphobilinogen deaminase translates to MSKTIRIGTRDSQLALWQAHTVEKKLNDLGYATEIVAVKSTGDLILDVPLYELGITGIFTKTLDVAMIRGEVDIAVHSMKDVPTALPKGIVQAAVLERANVNDILVHKGSLDFLLDAGTIATGSLRRQAQWLHRYPHHNVTDLRGNVNTRLQKLKDNDWNGAVFAAAGLERIDLLPDNYIDLDWMIPAPAQGAMVVVAMENDDYCLEAVGKLNHPESELCTRIERQFLRTLEGGCTAPIGALATAIDGEIRFEGVLLSIDGKERIHLEKVMSAYEDPVAFGNACANEILSNGGNELMEKIRNELKK, encoded by the coding sequence ATGAGTAAAACCATACGAATAGGCACCCGCGACAGTCAGCTTGCCCTTTGGCAGGCCCACACCGTGGAAAAGAAACTGAACGACCTGGGATATGCCACCGAAATTGTTGCCGTAAAATCTACCGGCGACCTTATACTGGATGTGCCGCTTTACGAACTGGGCATTACCGGTATTTTTACCAAAACGCTTGATGTTGCCATGATTAGAGGCGAGGTAGATATTGCAGTGCACTCTATGAAAGATGTGCCTACTGCCCTGCCTAAAGGTATTGTACAGGCCGCTGTTTTAGAGCGTGCCAATGTTAACGACATTCTTGTACATAAGGGCAGCCTCGATTTTCTTCTCGATGCAGGAACTATTGCCACAGGAAGCCTTCGCCGACAGGCTCAATGGCTGCACCGATACCCGCATCATAATGTGACCGACCTTCGCGGCAATGTAAATACAAGGCTTCAAAAACTTAAAGATAACGACTGGAACGGCGCTGTGTTTGCCGCTGCAGGACTGGAACGCATTGACCTGCTTCCGGACAATTATATAGATCTTGACTGGATGATACCGGCTCCTGCGCAGGGCGCTATGGTAGTTGTTGCAATGGAAAACGACGATTACTGCCTTGAAGCTGTTGGAAAACTGAATCATCCTGAAAGCGAATTGTGCACCCGCATTGAACGCCAGTTTTTACGAACGCTGGAAGGTGGCTGTACTGCCCCTATTGGCGCACTTGCTACGGCTATTGACGGAGAGATTCGTTTTGAAGGCGTACTGCTTTCTATTGACGGCAAGGAGCGTATTCATTTAGAAAAAGTGATGTCTGCTTACGAAGATCCTGTTGCTTTTGGTAATGCATGTGCTAACGAGATATTAAGTAACGGTGGTAATGAACTGATGGAGAAGATCAGGAACGAACTTAAAAAATAA
- a CDS encoding uroporphyrinogen III synthase: MEIIRILSTKKLLPNHKQFLLNAGISVVEADFISIQNTEFELDNIHKNLLFTSQNAFNSYLLNKKSANFKDNPVFCVGSKTKEAIEKAGYKVVASADYAEALAEIIISNHASESFTFFSGSMRRDTLPEALANAKIEFNEIEIYKTVLSPRAIKSTISGILFFSPSGVESYFKANGLNNEVCFCIGTTTAEALKGTTYNMVIANKPTVENVIIQCINYYKEHI, encoded by the coding sequence ATGGAGATCATCCGTATACTGTCTACAAAAAAGCTGCTGCCCAATCATAAGCAGTTTCTGCTAAATGCGGGTATTTCAGTAGTGGAAGCCGATTTTATTTCTATACAGAATACTGAATTTGAATTAGATAACATTCATAAGAATTTGTTATTTACCAGTCAAAATGCTTTTAACAGCTACCTGCTCAATAAAAAAAGCGCTAATTTTAAGGATAATCCTGTTTTCTGCGTAGGCAGTAAAACAAAAGAAGCTATAGAAAAAGCAGGTTATAAAGTTGTGGCATCTGCAGATTATGCCGAAGCACTAGCCGAAATTATAATTAGCAACCATGCGTCCGAAAGCTTTACATTTTTTTCGGGCAGCATGCGCAGAGATACGCTCCCTGAAGCTTTGGCCAATGCCAAAATTGAATTTAACGAGATTGAAATATATAAAACGGTATTATCGCCGCGTGCTATAAAAAGCACCATTAGTGGGATATTATTTTTCAGCCCCAGCGGTGTAGAAAGCTATTTTAAAGCAAACGGCCTAAACAATGAGGTTTGCTTTTGCATAGGTACAACAACAGCCGAGGCACTTAAAGGCACAACCTATAATATGGTTATTGCAAATAAGCCCACCGTTGAGAACGTGATTATACAGTGTATAAATTATTATAAAGAACATATTTAA
- the hemE gene encoding uroporphyrinogen decarboxylase (catalyzes the formation of coproporphyrinogen from uroporphyrinogen III) → MSIKNDLFLKALRNEPVERPPVWMMRQAGRYLPEFRALRDKYDFFTRCQTPELAAEITVQPIRIVKPDAAILFSDILVVPQAMGIEVLMKESVGPFLPNPIRTPQDVEKVRVPDIHETLGYVMDAIKLTKEMLDDEVPLIGFAGSPWTIFCYAVEGKGSKSFDIAKGFCFSQPEAAHVLLQKITDTTIAYLKEKVKAGVNAVQVFDSWGGMLSPVDYQEFSWKYINQIVEALAPETHVIVFGKGCWFALGDMAQSKASALGVDWTCSARNARYLSGGRITLQGNFDPSRLLSPIPVIKKMVHQMIDEFGKDNYIVNLGHGILPHIPVDHAKAFIDAVKEYK, encoded by the coding sequence ATGAGCATAAAAAACGACCTTTTCTTAAAAGCATTACGCAATGAGCCAGTAGAACGCCCACCAGTATGGATGATGCGCCAGGCAGGCAGGTATTTGCCCGAATTTCGTGCACTGCGCGATAAGTATGATTTCTTTACCCGTTGCCAGACGCCGGAGCTTGCTGCTGAAATTACAGTACAGCCTATTCGTATTGTAAAACCCGATGCTGCTATATTATTCTCTGACATACTTGTGGTACCACAGGCTATGGGCATTGAAGTGCTTATGAAAGAAAGTGTGGGTCCGTTTTTGCCAAACCCGATACGCACTCCACAAGACGTAGAAAAAGTACGTGTGCCGGATATTCACGAAACACTAGGCTATGTAATGGATGCTATTAAGCTAACCAAAGAAATGCTTGATGACGAAGTACCGCTTATCGGCTTTGCAGGCAGCCCGTGGACGATATTTTGTTATGCTGTTGAAGGGAAGGGATCTAAAAGTTTTGATATTGCCAAAGGCTTTTGCTTTTCGCAACCGGAAGCAGCGCATGTACTGCTTCAAAAGATAACCGATACCACTATTGCTTACCTTAAAGAAAAAGTAAAAGCAGGTGTAAATGCCGTACAGGTATTTGACAGCTGGGGCGGTATGCTATCTCCTGTAGATTACCAGGAGTTTTCATGGAAATATATTAACCAGATCGTTGAAGCCCTGGCTCCGGAAACCCACGTTATTGTATTTGGCAAAGGCTGCTGGTTTGCCCTTGGCGACATGGCACAAAGCAAGGCCTCTGCACTTGGGGTAGACTGGACATGCTCTGCACGTAATGCACGCTACCTTTCAGGGGGCAGGATAACCCTTCAGGGGAATTTTGACCCGTCGCGTTTACTATCACCAATACCTGTCATTAAAAAGATGGTGCACCAGATGATAGACGAATTCGGCAAAGACAATTATATTGTAAACCTTGGCCACGGTATTTTACCTCACATTCCGGTAGACCACGCCAAAGCCTTTATTGATGCAGTAAAAGAATATAAATAG
- a CDS encoding GCN5 family acetyltransferase — MEVLNWSTERIVTVKPEEFYNLIDRNRDRITQTFPITALGCTTLEDTITFLQEAVDNEIWNENYYFYLRDNESDILIGYVVIKNIEPDAAMCELAYFIDAAFEGKGIITTAIGNTLDFCFRELELNKVTISTLPSNIASQKIALKHGFVQEGILRQEFKSGEGKLEDVVYFGLLKEEYNKNEK, encoded by the coding sequence ATGGAAGTACTAAACTGGTCTACGGAAAGAATTGTTACAGTAAAACCTGAAGAGTTTTATAACCTAATTGACCGCAACAGGGATCGTATTACACAAACCTTTCCTATAACGGCATTGGGCTGTACCACTTTAGAAGATACGATTACATTTTTACAGGAAGCTGTAGATAACGAAATATGGAATGAAAATTATTATTTCTATCTTAGAGATAATGAATCAGATATACTGATAGGCTACGTCGTAATTAAAAATATTGAGCCGGATGCAGCTATGTGCGAACTGGCTTATTTTATAGATGCTGCTTTTGAAGGAAAGGGCATTATTACGACAGCAATTGGCAATACGCTTGATTTTTGTTTTAGAGAACTAGAGCTGAATAAAGTCACTATTTCTACATTGCCATCAAATATTGCAAGCCAGAAGATTGCCCTTAAACATGGCTTTGTACAGGAAGGCATTTTAAGGCAGGAGTTTAAAAGCGGCGAAGGCAAACTGGAAGATGTGGTTTATTTTGGGCTGCTAAAAGAAGAATACAATAAGAATGAAAAATAA
- a CDS encoding coproporphyrinogen III oxidase yields the protein MKNKFYQYIQNLQDTITSKLEAVDGTAKFREDIWERAEGGGGRTRVIENGAVFEKGGVNISAVYGPLPKAMQAYFNVGDVDFFACGLSLVIHPKNPFVPTVHANWRYFEMYDKEGNVVDSWFGGGQDLTPYYLFDEDASHFHQTCKTACDKHDPEFYIKFKKQCDDYFWNAHRDESRGVGGLFFDHCKATEDFGMDNWFDFVSEVGNSFLEAYVPVVERRKDIEYTAENRTWQEIRRGRYVEFNLVHDKGTLFGLKTNGRMESILMSLPPHVQWVYDHHPEAGSEEERLIKILANPVDWV from the coding sequence ATGAAAAATAAATTTTACCAATACATACAAAACCTTCAGGATACTATTACTTCTAAGTTAGAAGCGGTAGATGGCACTGCAAAATTCCGTGAGGATATCTGGGAACGTGCAGAGGGTGGCGGAGGACGTACACGAGTTATAGAAAACGGAGCCGTGTTTGAAAAAGGCGGGGTAAATATATCTGCTGTTTATGGGCCGTTACCAAAAGCAATGCAGGCTTATTTTAACGTAGGCGACGTAGATTTCTTTGCCTGCGGGTTGAGCCTGGTAATTCACCCTAAAAATCCGTTTGTACCAACGGTTCATGCCAACTGGCGTTACTTTGAAATGTATGACAAAGAAGGCAATGTTGTAGACAGTTGGTTTGGCGGGGGTCAGGATCTTACCCCTTACTACCTGTTTGACGAAGATGCCAGCCATTTTCACCAAACATGCAAAACAGCCTGCGACAAGCATGATCCTGAGTTTTATATAAAATTTAAAAAGCAGTGCGATGACTATTTCTGGAATGCACATCGCGATGAATCGCGTGGTGTAGGCGGATTATTCTTTGACCATTGCAAGGCTACGGAAGATTTCGGTATGGACAACTGGTTTGACTTTGTTTCCGAAGTTGGTAACAGTTTCCTTGAAGCTTACGTGCCAGTTGTTGAACGCAGAAAAGATATTGAGTATACTGCTGAAAACCGAACATGGCAGGAAATTCGCCGTGGACGCTATGTGGAATTTAATCTTGTACATGATAAGGGTACGCTTTTTGGACTAAAAACCAATGGGCGAATGGAAAGCATATTAATGAGCCTTCCACCGCATGTGCAGTGGGTTTACGACCACCATCCTGAAGCAGGAAGTGAAGAAGAACGATTGATAAAAATATTAGCAAATCCGGTAGATTGGGTATAA
- a CDS encoding transposase, with translation MADTYTQIYIQIVFAVKGRDNLISYKWKDELYKYITGVVINEGQKLLAINGMPDHVHILIGLKPTAALSNIVRDIKANSSRFINDKKWIAGKFEWQQGFGAFSYSHSQLTNVINYIQNQEEHHRTRTFRQEYIEFLNLYNIEFKNEFIFNDV, from the coding sequence ATGGCAGATACATATACGCAAATATATATTCAAATTGTCTTTGCGGTAAAAGGCAGGGATAATCTTATTTCATATAAATGGAAAGATGAATTGTATAAATACATTACTGGTGTTGTCATAAATGAGGGTCAAAAATTACTGGCTATTAACGGAATGCCGGATCATGTACATATCCTTATTGGACTAAAACCAACGGCAGCATTATCCAATATAGTAAGAGATATAAAAGCAAATTCTTCCAGGTTTATAAACGACAAAAAGTGGATTGCTGGGAAATTTGAATGGCAACAAGGATTTGGTGCTTTTTCTTATAGCCACTCCCAGTTAACAAATGTTATAAATTATATTCAAAACCAGGAAGAACATCATAGAACAAGAACCTTTAGACAAGAGTATATAGAATTTCTTAATCTTTACAATATTGAATTTAAGAATGAATTTATATTTAATGATGTTTGA
- a CDS encoding delta-aminolevulinic acid dehydratase, producing MFPLHRNRRLRTNDSIRSLVRETILTPNDFMFPMFIAEGTNVEVPIPSMPGIFRRSIDLTVKEVKELWSLGIKAVNIYVKVDDKLKDNTGKEAWNPDGLMQRAIKAIKDAVPAMIVMPDVALDPYSIYGHDGIIKNGDVANDETVAALVRMAVSHAEAGADFAAPSDMMDGRVLRLREGLDSAGFENVGIMSYSAKYASSFYGPFRDALDSAPKESGVEVPKDKKTYQMDYANRLEAIREALHDVEEGADIVMVKPGIAYLDIVREVKDAVNVPVSVYQVSGEYAMVKAAAERGWLDHDKIMIEQLYCIKRAGADIISTYFAKEAAIILNK from the coding sequence ATGTTCCCATTACACAGAAACCGCAGACTACGTACCAACGATTCTATTCGATCACTAGTTCGCGAAACCATACTTACACCAAACGATTTTATGTTCCCTATGTTTATTGCCGAAGGCACAAATGTAGAAGTTCCAATCCCATCTATGCCGGGCATATTTCGCCGCTCTATAGACCTCACGGTTAAAGAAGTGAAAGAACTATGGAGCCTAGGTATTAAAGCCGTAAACATTTATGTAAAAGTAGATGACAAGCTTAAAGACAACACCGGTAAAGAAGCTTGGAATCCAGACGGGCTGATGCAAAGGGCTATTAAAGCAATTAAAGATGCTGTTCCTGCAATGATTGTTATGCCCGATGTTGCCCTTGACCCCTATTCTATATATGGGCATGACGGCATTATAAAAAATGGCGATGTAGCCAATGATGAAACCGTAGCGGCACTTGTACGGATGGCTGTGTCGCATGCCGAGGCAGGAGCCGATTTTGCAGCGCCAAGCGACATGATGGACGGACGAGTGTTACGCCTTCGTGAAGGGCTTGATAGTGCCGGTTTTGAAAATGTGGGTATTATGAGCTATAGCGCCAAATATGCTTCTTCGTTTTACGGACCGTTCAGGGATGCGCTGGATAGTGCTCCAAAAGAGTCGGGTGTGGAAGTTCCAAAAGATAAAAAGACCTACCAGATGGATTATGCCAACCGCCTTGAAGCAATAAGGGAGGCGCTGCATGATGTAGAAGAAGGTGCCGATATTGTTATGGTTAAACCGGGCATTGCCTATCTTGATATTGTTCGCGAAGTAAAAGATGCTGTTAATGTACCCGTTTCGGTATACCAGGTATCGGGTGAATATGCAATGGTAAAGGCTGCAGCAGAAAGAGGCTGGCTGGATCATGATAAAATTATGATAGAACAGCTGTATTGTATTAAGCGTGCAGGAGCAGATATAATTTCTACCTACTTTGCTAAAGAAGCTGCTATAATTTTAAATAAATAA
- a CDS encoding cytochrome C552, whose product MKRILIPFIALSLFSCKEEEKKDALYPSSETASEGATADLTPSQKIGQEIFNGKGNCFSCHKADQKVIGPSVVEIAKIYKEKNADMVQFLKGEGEPLVDPEQYEVMKTNFVITRNFTDEELKGLEDYFYSHLAK is encoded by the coding sequence ATGAAACGAATACTTATACCCTTTATAGCCCTGTCACTTTTTTCATGTAAAGAAGAAGAAAAAAAAGACGCACTTTATCCTTCTTCTGAAACTGCTTCCGAAGGTGCAACGGCAGACCTTACCCCGTCACAAAAAATTGGCCAGGAAATTTTTAATGGTAAAGGCAATTGTTTTTCGTGCCATAAGGCAGATCAAAAAGTTATTGGTCCAAGTGTGGTGGAAATTGCAAAGATATACAAAGAGAAAAATGCCGATATGGTTCAGTTTCTTAAAGGCGAAGGCGAACCTTTAGTTGACCCGGAACAATATGAAGTGATGAAAACGAATTTTGTTATCACCAGGAATTTCACCGATGAAGAATTAAAAGGACTTGAAGATTATTTTTACAGCCACCTTGCTAAGTAA